The uncultured Desulfuromonas sp. genome has a segment encoding these proteins:
- a CDS encoding efflux RND transporter periplasmic adaptor subunit, producing the protein MDNMPDHHAVSTPKPRKRVWLRVLIIVAILAASFFTASYLIKTAPKAEKKAKVKKPVLVSVMPAQPHVHQVTITAAGQVIASRQVDLQAQVSGQVIRLNDNFDLGKRLAAGQELLALDPVDYEVALAAQQASLADARYALSIEKGLQEVARREWQLFEEEHAGQSDVAPSLALREPHLKKAEATVRAAEAAVDKARIDLQRTIITTPFDALVIEKAVDLGSQLSAQTTVATLVATDEFWVELSVPMQALEWIEIPDYNAPQGSTVNITTAAGSRTGTVLRLLADLETQGRMARLLVCISDPLDLRYAVDQRTPLLLGDYVEVTILGRTLHNAIKVPRQMIHENRYLWLAKEKTLHIRPVEIAWRDKEYFYLTSGFTTGEQIVTSDLAAPVEGLALRLDQPPKTNSRDEAGQ; encoded by the coding sequence ATGGACAACATGCCGGATCACCATGCTGTTTCCACACCCAAACCGCGCAAACGGGTGTGGTTGCGCGTTCTGATTATCGTTGCCATTCTGGCAGCGAGCTTTTTTACGGCCAGCTACCTGATTAAAACAGCTCCCAAAGCTGAAAAAAAAGCTAAAGTGAAAAAGCCGGTGCTGGTTTCGGTGATGCCGGCACAACCGCACGTTCACCAGGTGACCATTACCGCCGCCGGACAAGTGATAGCGTCGCGCCAGGTCGACCTTCAAGCACAAGTTTCCGGGCAGGTGATTCGCCTCAATGATAACTTTGACCTCGGTAAACGGCTCGCTGCCGGCCAAGAGCTGCTGGCTCTCGACCCGGTCGATTACGAGGTCGCTCTCGCCGCACAACAGGCCAGTCTGGCGGATGCCCGCTATGCCCTGTCTATTGAAAAAGGGCTACAGGAAGTGGCCCGACGTGAATGGCAACTGTTTGAAGAAGAGCACGCCGGCCAGAGTGACGTTGCCCCGTCACTGGCCCTGCGCGAACCACACCTGAAAAAAGCCGAAGCAACGGTGCGTGCAGCCGAAGCGGCCGTGGACAAAGCGCGCATTGATCTGCAACGCACCATCATCACCACACCGTTTGATGCCCTGGTGATTGAAAAAGCCGTTGACCTCGGCAGTCAGCTCAGCGCGCAAACCACGGTTGCCACCCTGGTCGCCACCGACGAGTTCTGGGTCGAACTATCTGTGCCCATGCAAGCCCTGGAATGGATTGAAATCCCCGACTACAACGCGCCCCAAGGCTCTACAGTCAACATCACCACCGCCGCAGGAAGCCGAACCGGCACAGTGCTGCGGCTGCTGGCCGATCTGGAAACCCAGGGACGCATGGCCCGCCTGCTGGTCTGTATCAGCGATCCCCTCGACCTGCGTTATGCCGTTGACCAACGCACACCGTTGCTGCTCGGCGATTATGTTGAAGTCACCATCCTCGGCCGCACGCTGCACAACGCCATCAAGGTGCCGCGGCAGATGATTCATGAAAACCGCTACCTGTGGCTGGCCAAAGAGAAGACGCTGCATATTCGCCCGGTGGAGATCGCCTGGCGTGATAAAGAGTATTTTTACCTGACCTCCGGCTTTACCACAGGCGAACAGATTGTCACCAGTGATCTTGCCGCTCCGGTGGAGGGGCTCGCCCTGCGCCTTGATCAGCCCCCAAAAACCAACAGTCGCGATGAGGCCGGCCAATGA
- a CDS encoding efflux transporter outer membrane subunit: protein MRTQPTSFLFIVLLLAGTMLGGCTPFAPALRDPQPKALPACYTLYSHQVMEPENSWWQQLGGEELNTLMATAFSGSFTLRQAWSRVEQARATSIITGSSLWPTLNYDGSAAHQHQYQNDQRTRSESFALGVVGSYELDLWGRIRSETTAQQREQQATEEDWQTARITLRSEIANNWLNSVALREQAAIIKRQIKTARDIVELTQLRYLEGQATRSDLVERQQELHQFEQSRLELEQTLSQYHYDLCLLSGLAPGADLTIDRQQLPELTPLPDVGLPADLIGQRPDVRAAGLRLNKGDWLVSAARADRLPALKLSAETGYSSSRFADLFDNWLANLAASITGPVFDAGARRAEVARARAEAEELLAAYEETVITAVNDVESSLLDEQKIGEQLAAIDLQIERRRQSLDNAYLRYLNGDDDYLSYLIVKLSVDTLQRERVQKQRDKLLARVALHRALGGTTTPNNQQTL, encoded by the coding sequence ATGAGAACGCAACCGACATCATTCCTGTTTATAGTCCTTCTCCTCGCCGGCACCATGCTGGGCGGCTGCACTCCGTTCGCACCTGCGCTGCGGGATCCGCAGCCCAAGGCGTTACCCGCTTGCTACACCCTGTATTCGCACCAAGTGATGGAGCCGGAGAACAGCTGGTGGCAACAACTGGGTGGAGAAGAACTCAACACCCTGATGGCCACGGCCTTCAGCGGCAGCTTCACCCTGCGCCAAGCCTGGTCACGAGTCGAGCAGGCCCGCGCGACAAGCATTATCACCGGCAGCAGCCTGTGGCCGACCCTGAATTATGACGGTAGCGCCGCCCATCAACATCAGTATCAAAACGATCAACGCACCCGCTCGGAGAGTTTTGCTCTGGGCGTAGTCGGCAGTTATGAACTCGATCTGTGGGGACGCATCCGCTCTGAAACCACAGCACAGCAGCGTGAGCAGCAGGCCACCGAAGAAGACTGGCAGACCGCGCGCATCACCCTGCGCAGCGAGATCGCCAATAACTGGCTCAACAGTGTGGCCCTGCGTGAGCAGGCTGCCATCATCAAACGGCAGATCAAGACCGCGCGAGACATTGTTGAGCTGACGCAATTGCGCTACCTCGAAGGACAAGCCACACGCAGCGACCTGGTGGAACGCCAGCAGGAACTGCACCAGTTTGAACAAAGCCGTCTGGAGCTGGAACAGACCTTGAGTCAATACCATTACGATCTGTGCCTGCTCAGCGGCCTGGCGCCAGGTGCGGATCTGACGATCGACAGACAGCAACTTCCAGAACTGACACCACTACCTGACGTCGGTCTTCCCGCTGATCTGATCGGCCAACGCCCGGATGTCCGTGCTGCAGGCCTGCGCCTGAATAAAGGCGACTGGCTGGTCTCTGCCGCCCGCGCTGACCGCCTTCCGGCACTGAAACTCAGCGCTGAGACAGGCTACAGCAGCAGCCGTTTTGCCGACCTGTTTGACAACTGGCTGGCCAACCTTGCCGCCAGCATCACCGGTCCTGTTTTCGATGCCGGTGCCCGTCGTGCCGAAGTGGCCCGTGCCCGTGCCGAAGCAGAGGAATTGCTCGCCGCTTACGAAGAGACCGTCATCACTGCGGTCAATGACGTGGAAAGTTCCCTGCTCGATGAACAGAAAATCGGCGAACAACTCGCCGCCATCGACTTGCAGATTGAGCGCCGTCGCCAGTCGCTGGACAACGCTTACCTGCGCTACCTGAACGGCGACGATGATTATCTTTCCTACCTGATTGTCAAACTGTCGGTGGACACCCTGCAACGCGAGCGGGTGCAAAAACAGCGCGACAAGCTGCTGGCCCGGGTTGCTCTGCATCGGGCACTCGGCGGCACCACAACTCCAAACAATCAACAGACATTGTAA
- a CDS encoding response regulator transcription factor translates to MEKILIIDDDSELCELLTDYLTTEGLQVSCVHDGGSGVRQAVTNYDLVILDVMLPGMNGFDVLRQIRQSSEVPVVMLTARGDDIDRIVGLELGADDYLPKPFNPRELLARIRAIQRRTDSRNMVDASLRVGDLSLDPGGRQVCCNDSEIVLTSVEFSLLHMLLTHAGQVVSREDMVRQVLGRHLSPYDRSVDVHISSLRRKLGQSPDGRERIKTIRGVGYQYVAAVTE, encoded by the coding sequence ATGGAAAAAATTCTGATCATTGATGATGACAGTGAGCTGTGTGAACTCCTCACGGATTATCTGACGACCGAAGGGTTGCAGGTGAGCTGTGTTCATGATGGCGGTTCCGGTGTCCGGCAGGCCGTGACCAACTATGATCTGGTGATCCTTGATGTCATGCTGCCGGGGATGAACGGTTTTGATGTCCTGCGTCAGATACGCCAGAGCAGTGAGGTGCCGGTGGTGATGTTGACCGCCCGTGGTGATGACATTGACCGTATCGTCGGCCTCGAACTGGGGGCGGACGATTACCTGCCGAAACCGTTTAATCCGCGCGAGCTGCTGGCACGTATTCGGGCCATTCAAAGACGCACCGACAGTCGCAACATGGTGGATGCCTCATTGCGGGTCGGCGATCTGTCGCTTGATCCGGGGGGGCGGCAGGTGTGCTGCAATGACAGTGAAATTGTGTTGACCTCTGTTGAATTTTCCCTGTTGCATATGCTGTTGACTCATGCCGGTCAGGTGGTCAGTCGCGAGGATATGGTCCGCCAGGTTCTGGGACGCCATCTGTCCCCCTATGATCGCAGCGTCGACGTGCATATCAGCAGTTTGCGCAGAAAACTCGGACAGAGCCCCGACGGTCGAGAGCGGATCAAAACGATTCGCGGTGTCGGTTATCAATATGTTGCCGCCGTCACTGAATAG
- a CDS encoding ATP-binding protein encodes MHRLYMRIFLSFWLTVTLAGAIMAMLAYVNRPAERMFPDNNFADRAIASYAQDAHNALARGGVEEWRRYVQNHRDHNAQLFIVGEDGRPLLPRRIKQDLASLARQVFAEKKLIIKHHGTNVYFAQPFVDHLQRQAVFLVKLRLPPPPPRRGDLFRPVPLLFLGVFLLVGGLVCWWLARSLTSPIQALRNVAQQFATGNLSVRVGDAISGRSEIKELANDFDAMAARIEQQVESQQRLQRDISHELRSPLARLNVALELARQRSGQEAEPALNRIEREAERLNEMIGQLLSLNQLETAVLSLEEEIDLTRLISELVADANFEAHSRQVRVDVADFEAVKVKGAEQLLGGAIENILRNAVRYTAAGSAVQVRVSRLADYQVAIAIRDHGPGVPEATLDKIFQPFYRVDDARERCSGGTGIGLAIAERAIRRHGGTIRASNVAGGGLEVVITLPVV; translated from the coding sequence ATGCATCGTTTGTACATGCGTATTTTTCTCAGCTTCTGGCTGACTGTGACGCTGGCCGGGGCCATCATGGCCATGCTCGCTTATGTCAATCGCCCTGCGGAACGGATGTTCCCCGACAATAATTTTGCGGACCGGGCCATTGCCTCCTATGCTCAGGATGCCCACAATGCCTTGGCGCGCGGTGGTGTTGAAGAGTGGAGGCGCTATGTCCAGAACCATCGTGACCATAATGCCCAGTTGTTTATCGTTGGCGAAGATGGCCGACCTTTGTTGCCGCGGCGCATCAAGCAAGATCTTGCTTCACTGGCCCGGCAGGTGTTTGCCGAAAAAAAATTGATTATCAAGCACCACGGCACAAACGTCTATTTTGCCCAGCCTTTTGTCGACCATCTCCAACGCCAGGCCGTGTTCCTCGTCAAGTTGCGTCTGCCGCCTCCACCTCCCAGACGTGGCGATCTGTTCCGTCCTGTTCCGCTGCTGTTCCTTGGCGTGTTTCTTCTGGTGGGCGGGCTGGTCTGCTGGTGGCTGGCGCGTTCGCTGACCTCGCCGATTCAGGCATTGCGCAATGTCGCCCAGCAGTTTGCTACCGGCAATCTCTCAGTACGGGTGGGCGATGCCATTTCCGGGCGCAGTGAGATTAAGGAATTGGCCAATGATTTTGATGCCATGGCCGCGCGCATTGAGCAGCAGGTTGAATCTCAGCAACGGTTGCAACGCGATATTTCCCACGAACTGCGTTCGCCACTGGCGCGGCTCAATGTTGCCCTCGAATTGGCCCGACAGCGTTCCGGGCAAGAAGCCGAGCCTGCCTTGAACCGCATTGAACGCGAGGCGGAGCGGCTGAACGAGATGATCGGTCAGTTGTTGAGTCTGAATCAGCTGGAGACCGCAGTACTGTCTCTTGAAGAAGAGATTGACTTGACCCGCCTGATCTCTGAACTGGTGGCGGATGCCAATTTTGAAGCGCACAGCCGTCAGGTGCGTGTTGATGTGGCCGATTTTGAAGCGGTAAAAGTCAAGGGGGCGGAACAATTGCTTGGCGGCGCCATCGAAAATATCTTGCGCAATGCCGTGCGTTACACCGCGGCTGGTTCAGCGGTGCAGGTGCGTGTCAGCCGATTAGCCGATTACCAGGTGGCCATTGCCATCCGCGATCACGGCCCGGGGGTGCCCGAAGCGACTCTGGACAAGATCTTTCAACCCTTCTATCGGGTTGACGATGCCCGAGAGCGTTGTTCGGGCGGCACCGGCATCGGTCTCGCCATTGCCGAGCGGGCCATTCGCCGGCATGGCGGCACCATTCGCGCGTCTAATGTCGCAGGAGGCGGTCTCGAAGTGGTCATCACTCTGCCAGTGGTTTGA
- a CDS encoding DUF3820 family protein, which yields MKPSPHALIDLYETRMPYGKYAGVRLIDLPEPYVVWMAGEGFPSGRLGRQLAEVYEIKVNGLEYLFNPFRDNTP from the coding sequence ATGAAACCTTCGCCACACGCATTGATCGATCTCTATGAAACCCGTATGCCCTATGGCAAATATGCCGGTGTCCGTCTGATCGACTTGCCGGAACCCTATGTGGTGTGGATGGCCGGTGAAGGCTTCCCCTCCGGACGGCTGGGGCGCCAACTGGCTGAAGTATACGAGATCAAGGTCAATGGCCTTGAATACCTGTTTAATCCCTTTCGAGATAACACGCCCTAA
- a CDS encoding tetratricopeptide repeat protein: protein MEHQKPKNVMKFTSSMIPVCRDLAVILAVVSSLIGFGPQLLDSVAKFVEAKRQHELFSAYRDYGVSLFNDEFYRESTRAFEEALTLQPHDIDTQVWLKKAKLLDALYQLYEIEPEKISQLSFEVEFVIRNSAHKPDIYLYYYVQGNIRYVLKNLNGARSSYEKALELKPDYGRALANLGAVLNDLNQHDDAIKLLHKALQADYVESSVYNNLVFGLHSAGRNQEAVTMANEGLKRFPTSAGIYNELGIALYRLGRMEESISALKMAKVMTPEQDVERFVQRLTNLTYPLADSGQFDEALSFLHSAQELAPENPHVYLALAHCHCRARNDLKALEAYERLGALGVYPDPDDLVKWAEILERVNRSGEADRVLHIAVDTWKGDNDVLRRIKALAIKLDNQALLNKVEAVTKNK, encoded by the coding sequence GTGGAACATCAAAAGCCAAAAAATGTGATGAAGTTTACAAGTTCCATGATCCCTGTTTGCCGGGATTTGGCTGTGATCCTTGCCGTTGTTTCGAGTTTGATTGGGTTTGGGCCGCAGCTCCTTGATTCTGTGGCTAAATTTGTTGAGGCGAAAAGGCAGCATGAGCTCTTCTCCGCCTATCGAGATTATGGGGTGAGTCTTTTTAACGATGAATTCTACCGTGAGTCGACACGTGCCTTCGAGGAAGCGCTAACGTTGCAACCGCATGATATCGACACACAAGTGTGGTTAAAAAAAGCAAAGCTGTTGGATGCGTTATATCAATTGTATGAGATCGAGCCTGAAAAGATCTCCCAGCTTTCCTTTGAGGTCGAATTCGTCATCAGAAACAGCGCTCACAAGCCAGATATTTATCTATATTACTATGTGCAGGGGAATATTCGATATGTGCTGAAAAATCTCAACGGCGCGCGGTCTTCATATGAAAAAGCCCTTGAACTGAAACCAGACTATGGTCGTGCGCTCGCGAACTTGGGTGCGGTTCTAAATGATCTCAATCAACACGACGATGCGATAAAGCTCCTTCACAAAGCGTTACAAGCGGATTATGTAGAATCCTCGGTCTATAACAATCTTGTTTTCGGATTGCACTCGGCAGGACGAAATCAGGAAGCGGTGACGATGGCCAATGAAGGTTTAAAGCGTTTCCCGACATCGGCAGGTATCTACAATGAATTAGGTATCGCTCTTTACAGACTTGGGCGGATGGAGGAATCAATCTCCGCATTGAAAATGGCCAAAGTCATGACGCCCGAACAGGATGTCGAACGTTTTGTTCAGCGTTTAACTAATCTGACTTATCCTTTGGCTGACTCAGGTCAATTCGATGAGGCGTTGTCGTTTTTGCACTCCGCCCAAGAGCTGGCGCCGGAAAATCCTCATGTGTATTTGGCGTTAGCGCATTGTCATTGCCGGGCGCGAAACGATCTCAAAGCGCTAGAGGCATACGAAAGACTCGGCGCTCTTGGTGTTTATCCTGACCCGGATGATTTAGTGAAATGGGCTGAAATCCTCGAACGCGTCAATCGCAGCGGGGAGGCCGACAGGGTTCTGCATATCGCTGTCGATACGTGGAAAGGGGATAACGATGTGCTGAGAAGGATTAAAGCTCTTGCCATAAAACTCGATAACCAGGCGCTGCTCAACAAGGTTGAGGCTGTGACGAAAAATAAGTAA
- a CDS encoding DUF4019 domain-containing protein, with product MKNFTLISAFLILIVVTQTAFADQSKGSAALLAAENFLQLVDSSRYAESWEVTSELFKSQISQQKWVEQLEKNRPLFGLIINRKVREQTYTKSLPGAPDGDYMVIQFSTEFTNKKSAIETVTPMLDNNGEWRVSGYYIR from the coding sequence TTGAAAAATTTCACCCTAATCTCAGCATTCCTCATCCTTATCGTTGTGACACAGACAGCATTCGCGGATCAATCGAAAGGCAGTGCGGCTCTTTTAGCCGCGGAAAATTTTCTTCAACTGGTTGATTCCTCGCGTTATGCGGAAAGCTGGGAGGTGACTTCCGAACTTTTTAAGTCACAAATTTCACAACAGAAATGGGTCGAACAACTTGAAAAAAATCGTCCTCTTTTTGGTTTGATCATCAACCGGAAAGTGCGTGAACAGACCTACACAAAATCATTGCCCGGTGCCCCTGACGGCGACTATATGGTCATTCAGTTTTCGACAGAATTTACAAACAAGAAAAGTGCAATAGAGACAGTGACTCCCATGCTTGACAACAATGGCGAATGGCGCGTTTCGGGGTACTACATTCGCTAA
- a CDS encoding methyl-accepting chemotaxis protein, translated as MGFLSRFKRFFRSLSRLAIGWRLAAGFAAVLLLVVIMSSATIYSINDIEQANEQVNNALDSATSIQQRTGRINTWLNQLERCESDVKNSLLSMEESFLRNKAEARLFEDQQDPLKQWLASQNRTELAQQFPQTAALIGTLEQLQADIETSSQKVSETWQPRHEGLTEALNALKRTQIYWALKITNMIFVQSSIGELLFEELEDTPLEEFRAGDIYQRYAEQFPPLKQAVENASDENQQLRKASFALDSLIMDGEWDKVRTLYRDEFPMRIKSIAVDLDFALQMENRILFQQEDAITLLNNELKPTTARLSETVSQLRQILQQGMSQVSQMDNASSLNVLDAREQVTTQISNTKQRIIITSLVILLIGTLAAWWITRSIVSPLRDTMSMIKELEAGRLSKRLDFSRQDEIGEMAASLNAFADHLEQEIMTAFNQLADGNFTFETRGLIQEPLNNVNRSLNELLLEIRRMGEHIQTGSRQIADSSQQLSLGATSQANSVEEITRSMSSISQQTRQNADNAQQARGLSERTRNSAEQGNGHIEQMLDAIEEINQSGVNVSKIIKVIDEIAFQTNLLALNAAVEAARAGQHGKGFAVVAEEVRNLAARSAKAASETTVLIQGSTQKAERGVKIAHQTAEALSEIVTETAEVSELIRKIADASTEQAQDIEHITAGLAKIDTVAQKNTSLAEQSASASAQLSEQAERMHERLEQFSLYAEPQTLPTPGAATNVRMPLVRAAKPKPRQIEAIENRSC; from the coding sequence ATGGGCTTTCTATCGCGGTTCAAACGCTTCTTCCGTTCCCTGTCCAGACTGGCTATCGGCTGGCGTCTCGCCGCCGGATTTGCCGCCGTACTGCTGCTGGTCGTCATCATGAGCAGCGCCACCATCTACTCAATCAACGACATTGAACAGGCCAACGAGCAAGTCAACAACGCTCTTGATTCTGCCACCAGCATTCAGCAACGCACCGGTCGGATCAACACATGGCTCAACCAACTCGAACGCTGCGAATCGGACGTCAAAAACAGCCTGCTGAGCATGGAAGAATCTTTTTTGCGCAACAAGGCTGAAGCACGTCTGTTCGAAGACCAGCAAGACCCTCTTAAGCAATGGCTGGCCAGTCAGAACCGCACGGAACTGGCCCAACAATTTCCGCAAACCGCAGCCCTCATCGGCACTCTGGAACAACTTCAGGCGGACATTGAAACCAGCTCCCAAAAAGTCAGCGAAACCTGGCAACCCCGCCATGAAGGACTCACCGAGGCATTGAACGCACTGAAACGGACCCAGATTTATTGGGCGCTTAAAATTACCAACATGATTTTCGTGCAAAGTTCGATTGGTGAACTGCTTTTCGAAGAACTCGAAGATACGCCACTCGAAGAATTTCGCGCCGGCGACATCTACCAGCGTTATGCGGAACAGTTTCCGCCGTTAAAACAGGCGGTGGAAAACGCCAGCGATGAAAACCAGCAGTTGCGCAAAGCCAGCTTTGCCCTGGATTCTCTGATCATGGATGGCGAGTGGGATAAAGTCCGCACCCTGTACCGCGATGAATTTCCCATGCGGATTAAATCCATAGCGGTCGATCTCGATTTTGCCCTGCAGATGGAAAACCGCATCCTCTTCCAACAGGAAGATGCCATCACTCTGCTCAACAATGAACTGAAACCAACCACCGCCCGACTCTCTGAAACCGTCAGCCAACTGCGCCAGATCCTCCAGCAAGGCATGAGCCAGGTCAGTCAGATGGACAACGCCAGTAGCCTCAACGTCCTTGACGCCCGCGAGCAGGTCACCACCCAGATCAGCAACACCAAACAACGCATCATCATAACCTCCTTGGTGATTCTGCTGATCGGCACCCTGGCGGCCTGGTGGATCACCCGCTCCATTGTCTCCCCGCTGCGCGACACCATGTCGATGATCAAGGAACTCGAAGCCGGTCGGTTGAGCAAACGCCTCGACTTCTCCCGTCAGGATGAGATCGGCGAGATGGCCGCCAGCCTCAACGCCTTCGCCGACCACCTTGAACAGGAGATCATGACCGCGTTCAATCAGCTGGCCGACGGCAACTTCACCTTTGAAACCAGAGGCCTGATTCAGGAACCCCTCAATAACGTCAACCGCTCCCTCAACGAATTGCTCCTCGAAATTCGTCGTATGGGCGAGCATATCCAGACCGGTTCACGGCAGATCGCCGATTCCAGTCAGCAGCTATCCCTGGGAGCCACCTCCCAGGCCAACTCCGTTGAGGAGATCACCCGCTCCATGTCAAGCATCAGCCAGCAGACGCGACAAAATGCCGATAATGCGCAACAGGCTCGCGGCCTGTCAGAACGCACCCGCAACTCCGCCGAACAGGGCAATGGCCATATTGAACAGATGCTCGATGCCATTGAAGAGATCAACCAGTCCGGCGTCAATGTCTCCAAAATCATTAAAGTGATCGACGAGATCGCTTTTCAGACCAACCTGCTCGCTCTTAATGCCGCGGTTGAAGCCGCGCGTGCCGGCCAACACGGCAAAGGCTTTGCCGTTGTTGCCGAAGAGGTACGCAACCTGGCGGCTCGCAGCGCCAAAGCGGCCTCTGAAACCACCGTGCTCATTCAGGGCTCCACGCAAAAAGCCGAGCGTGGCGTCAAGATCGCCCACCAGACTGCCGAAGCCCTATCGGAGATCGTCACCGAAACCGCCGAGGTTTCCGAACTGATCCGCAAAATCGCCGACGCCTCGACAGAACAGGCTCAGGATATTGAACACATCACTGCCGGGTTGGCCAAGATCGATACCGTGGCCCAGAAAAATACCAGTCTGGCGGAACAAAGCGCCAGCGCCTCGGCGCAATTGTCTGAGCAGGCAGAGCGCATGCATGAGCGGCTTGAACAATTCTCACTCTATGCCGAGCCCCAGACGTTACCAACGCCGGGGGCAGCGACAAACGTCCGCATGCCTCTGGTCAGAGCCGCGAAGCCAAAACCAAGGCAGATTGAGGCAATCGAAAACAGATCGTGCTGA
- a CDS encoding GGDEF domain-containing protein, with translation MTELANFLVISGALVLLLALFPVNQLRRRLPYSPCRVAWMFLSVLIGLFFSGYALYAVLFWNDARQWHDLVVPVIFFFGAIFVLIVCMLSARTADDVTRLCHLEYENILDPLLGIYNRRHMDRCLRSEADKTRRYGLDLSVLLIDVDFFKKVNDTYGHLVGDRVLQALAQMIKGSVRDFDLVFRYGGEEIMVLLPYTNLTGAQTLANRLCRWVSERSLLEEMHQGQPMNIQVTISIGVSSFDPAIEKEGEMVARADMALYQAKKNGRNRVEVAQSAQVETMKND, from the coding sequence ATGACGGAGTTGGCAAATTTTCTGGTAATCAGTGGGGCTCTGGTGCTGCTGTTGGCGTTGTTTCCGGTCAATCAGTTGCGTCGGCGGCTGCCGTATAGTCCTTGCCGTGTTGCCTGGATGTTTCTTTCCGTCCTGATTGGCCTGTTTTTTTCGGGATATGCCCTCTATGCCGTGCTGTTCTGGAACGATGCGCGCCAATGGCACGATCTTGTCGTGCCGGTGATCTTTTTTTTCGGCGCTATTTTTGTCCTGATTGTCTGCATGTTGTCGGCACGGACCGCCGATGATGTCACCCGACTCTGTCATCTGGAATACGAGAACATCCTCGATCCGCTGCTGGGGATTTACAATCGCCGTCACATGGATCGTTGCCTGCGTAGCGAAGCGGATAAAACCCGCCGCTATGGCCTTGACCTGTCCGTGTTGCTCATTGATGTCGATTTTTTTAAAAAGGTCAATGATACCTATGGGCATTTAGTCGGCGATCGGGTTCTGCAGGCCCTGGCGCAAATGATCAAGGGCAGTGTGCGCGATTTTGATCTGGTCTTTCGCTATGGTGGTGAGGAGATCATGGTGTTGTTGCCCTATACCAATTTGACGGGTGCGCAGACTTTGGCCAACCGCTTGTGTCGCTGGGTGAGTGAACGCAGTCTGCTCGAAGAGATGCATCAGGGGCAGCCGATGAATATTCAGGTGACCATCAGTATTGGTGTGAGCAGTTTCGACCCGGCGATCGAAAAAGAGGGCGAGATGGTGGCACGGGCCGATATGGCCTTGTATCAGGCGAAAAAAAATGGTCGCAACAGGGTCGAGGTCGCCCAGAGTGCCCAGGTCGAGACAATGAAGAACGATTGA